In Nocardioides sp., the following proteins share a genomic window:
- the serA gene encoding phosphoglycerate dehydrogenase, with protein MTAETNAAKRPVVLIAEELSPATVEALGPDFDIVHCNGADRAELLPAIAEVDAILIRSATKVDAEALAAAKRLKVVARAGVGLDNVDVKAATQHGVMVVNAPTSNIVSAAELAVALMLAAARHISPAHAALRNGEWKRSKYNGIELFEKTLGIVGLGRIGVLVAQRLAAFGMEVIAYDPYVQPGRAAQMGVRLVDLDTLLAESDFISVHLPKTPETSGLIGADQLAKAKSSLVLVNAARGGIVDEDALYDALKTGGIAAAGLDVFATEPCTDSPLFELENVVATPHLGASTDEAQEKAGVSVARSVRLALSGELVPDAVNVQGGVIAEDVRPGVPLTEKLGRVFTGLAGEVAQQLDVEVRGEITDFDVKVLELAALKGVFSDVVEDQVSYVNAPLLAAERGTAVRLIADPESPDHRNLITIRGTLADGQQISVSGTLVGINQRERIVEVNGFDVDLEPTEHLAFFRYSDRPGMVGTLGRILGEAEVNIAGMQVARDGKGGSALVALSVDSAIDAEVLDEISTAIEAESVRAIDLD; from the coding sequence GTGACCGCAGAGACCAACGCCGCAAAGCGCCCCGTCGTACTGATTGCCGAGGAGCTCAGCCCCGCCACCGTCGAGGCGCTTGGCCCCGACTTCGACATCGTGCACTGCAACGGCGCCGACCGCGCCGAACTGCTTCCCGCGATCGCCGAGGTTGACGCGATCTTGATTCGTTCCGCGACCAAGGTCGACGCAGAGGCACTGGCCGCCGCTAAGCGCCTGAAGGTCGTCGCGCGCGCCGGTGTCGGGCTGGACAACGTCGACGTCAAGGCCGCCACCCAGCACGGTGTGATGGTCGTCAACGCGCCCACCTCCAACATCGTCAGTGCCGCAGAGCTCGCCGTCGCGCTGATGCTGGCTGCGGCCCGCCACATCAGCCCGGCCCACGCGGCCTTGCGCAACGGCGAGTGGAAGCGGTCGAAGTACAACGGCATCGAACTCTTCGAGAAGACGCTCGGCATCGTCGGCCTGGGCCGCATCGGCGTCCTGGTCGCACAGCGGCTCGCGGCCTTCGGTATGGAGGTCATCGCGTACGACCCCTACGTCCAGCCCGGTCGCGCCGCGCAGATGGGCGTACGCCTCGTCGACCTCGACACGCTGCTCGCCGAGTCGGACTTCATCTCGGTGCACCTGCCCAAGACGCCCGAGACCAGCGGCCTGATCGGCGCGGACCAGCTCGCCAAGGCCAAGTCCTCGCTGGTGCTGGTCAACGCCGCTCGTGGCGGCATCGTCGACGAAGACGCCCTCTATGACGCGCTCAAGACGGGCGGGATCGCTGCCGCCGGGCTTGACGTATTCGCCACCGAGCCGTGCACCGACAGCCCGCTCTTCGAGTTGGAGAACGTCGTCGCCACGCCCCACCTGGGCGCCTCCACGGACGAGGCGCAGGAGAAGGCTGGTGTCTCGGTCGCGCGCTCGGTGCGCCTGGCGCTCTCGGGTGAACTCGTCCCGGACGCGGTCAATGTGCAAGGCGGTGTGATTGCCGAAGACGTACGCCCGGGGGTTCCGCTGACTGAAAAGCTCGGCCGGGTCTTCACCGGTCTGGCCGGCGAGGTCGCCCAGCAACTCGATGTCGAGGTGCGTGGCGAGATCACCGACTTCGACGTCAAGGTGCTCGAGCTCGCCGCGCTCAAGGGTGTCTTCTCCGACGTGGTCGAAGACCAGGTGTCCTACGTCAACGCCCCGTTGCTCGCCGCCGAGCGGGGGACAGCCGTACGCCTGATCGCCGATCCGGAGAGCCCGGACCACCGCAACCTGATCACGATCCGAGGCACTCTCGCCGACGGTCAGCAGATCTCGGTCAGCGGCACGCTGGTCGGGATCAACCAGCGGGAGCGGATCGTCGAGGTCAACGGCTTCGACGTCGACCTGGAGCCGACCGAGCACCTGGCGTTCTTCCGCTATTCGGATCGTCCCGGCATGGTCGGCACGCTGGGCCGCATCCTCGGCGAGGCCGAGGTCAACATCGCGGGCATGCAGGTCGCGCGTGATGGCAAGGGCGGTTCCGCCCTGGTCGCGCTTTCGGTCGACTCGGCGATCGATGCCGAGGTGCTCGACGAGATCAGCACCGCGATCGAGGCCGAGTCGGTGCGCGCGATCGACCTGGACTGA
- a CDS encoding PLP-dependent aminotransferase family protein, whose translation MKSLSAARAASLIGDFTRSPAYAGLADALRVVIGDGRVGLGVRLPSERDLAEALGVSRTTATRAYVTLRESGYAEARQGAGTFTRVPGGRERAHDRALLPLGDRDDLIDLNCAATSAPPGLAEAYAEAMEDLPAYLGGQGYYPLGLPVAQAAIAAAYEARGLPTSPGQIMVTPGALAASSIVAHALTGTRDRVLVEAPTYPNATRALSSAGARIAAAVVDDDGWDLDALVKTAADTKPRLAYLIPDFQNPTGLLLADEARAELAARLTRHGVRPVIDEAHQQLGLGVAMPPPFASYAPEAITIGSASKSHWGGLRLGWIRAPHDVMDRLVKARVGIDLGAPVLEQLVLTALLTRHPEVVEGNRARLREQRDALVSAVRTHLPEWSFRVPDGGLALWCRLPRHVGTDIAAQAELAGVAFAAGPVFAPEGGLNEHVRIPWVRPADELEEAVRRIARAWAQVIDGSAGQLDRPTGRILVA comes from the coding sequence ATGAAGTCCCTCAGTGCCGCCCGCGCCGCTTCCCTGATCGGCGACTTCACTCGCTCCCCCGCGTACGCCGGACTCGCCGACGCGCTGCGCGTGGTGATCGGCGACGGCCGGGTTGGGTTGGGTGTACGCCTGCCCAGCGAGCGCGATCTCGCCGAAGCGCTGGGGGTGTCGCGGACCACCGCGACCCGGGCGTACGTCACCTTGCGCGAATCCGGCTATGCCGAAGCCCGCCAAGGCGCAGGCACGTTCACCCGGGTCCCCGGTGGGCGCGAGCGCGCCCACGACCGGGCACTGTTGCCGCTGGGTGATCGCGACGATCTGATCGACCTCAACTGCGCCGCCACGTCAGCCCCGCCCGGACTGGCGGAGGCGTACGCCGAGGCGATGGAGGATCTGCCTGCCTATCTCGGGGGTCAGGGCTACTACCCACTCGGACTGCCCGTGGCGCAGGCCGCGATCGCGGCGGCGTACGAGGCTCGGGGGCTGCCCACCTCACCGGGCCAGATCATGGTGACTCCAGGAGCCTTGGCGGCGTCGTCGATCGTCGCGCATGCACTGACCGGGACCCGCGACCGGGTGTTGGTCGAGGCACCGACCTATCCCAACGCGACCCGCGCCCTGAGTTCGGCAGGTGCCCGGATCGCCGCCGCGGTAGTCGATGATGACGGCTGGGATCTCGATGCCCTGGTGAAGACGGCCGCCGACACCAAGCCGCGACTGGCGTACCTGATCCCGGACTTCCAGAACCCCACCGGGCTCTTGCTGGCAGACGAGGCGCGGGCCGAGCTCGCTGCGCGGTTGACCCGACATGGCGTCCGCCCGGTGATCGACGAAGCACACCAGCAACTGGGGTTGGGCGTCGCGATGCCACCGCCCTTTGCGTCGTATGCGCCCGAGGCGATCACGATCGGCAGCGCCAGCAAGTCGCACTGGGGTGGTCTGCGGCTGGGTTGGATCCGGGCACCGCACGACGTGATGGACCGCCTGGTCAAAGCCCGCGTCGGCATCGACCTCGGTGCGCCCGTGCTCGAACAACTCGTCCTCACCGCCCTGCTGACCCGCCACCCCGAGGTGGTCGAGGGCAACCGAGCCCGCTTGCGCGAGCAACGAGACGCCTTGGTGTCGGCGGTGCGTACGCACCTGCCCGAGTGGTCCTTCCGGGTGCCCGACGGAGGCCTGGCGCTGTGGTGCCGACTGCCACGGCACGTCGGCACCGACATCGCCGCGCAGGCCGAGTTAGCAGGGGTGGCGTTCGCGGCCGGTCCGGTGTTCGCGCCCGAAGGCGGGCTGAACGAGCACGTCCGGATTCCCTGGGTGCGCCCGGCGGACGAGTTGGAGGAGGCCGTACGCCGGATCGCTCGCGCCTGGGCGCAGGTGATCGACGGCTCGGCCGGTCAGCTGGATCGGCCTACTGGCCGAATCTTGGTGGCGTGA
- a CDS encoding class I SAM-dependent methyltransferase gives MSAPQELPEIVSRAFDVTRRAGFVSFCRNETGRLLATLAATRTGTMAEFGTGTGVGTAWLRSGVNGNAKILTAELDERLADAAAQIFADDDQVEVLKADWSMLQDRGPFSLLFMDSGDPESVGVDKVADLVEPGGLVVLDDFTPCESWPPISYGRVDILREQWLTDERFTAVEVMVAPDAATLIATRR, from the coding sequence ATGAGCGCGCCCCAGGAACTGCCCGAGATCGTGTCGCGCGCCTTCGACGTGACGCGACGAGCCGGCTTCGTCTCGTTCTGCCGCAACGAAACCGGTCGCCTGCTGGCGACCCTAGCCGCGACCCGCACCGGCACGATGGCCGAGTTCGGCACCGGCACCGGCGTCGGCACGGCCTGGCTGCGCTCGGGCGTGAATGGCAACGCCAAGATCCTTACCGCCGAACTCGATGAACGCCTGGCCGACGCCGCCGCCCAGATCTTCGCCGACGACGACCAGGTCGAGGTGCTCAAAGCCGACTGGTCGATGCTGCAAGACCGTGGCCCGTTCTCACTGCTCTTCATGGACTCGGGTGACCCGGAGTCCGTGGGCGTCGACAAGGTCGCCGACCTGGTGGAGCCCGGCGGGCTCGTGGTGCTCGACGACTTCACCCCGTGCGAGTCGTGGCCGCCGATCTCGTACGGCCGCGTCGACATCTTGCGCGAGCAGTGGCTGACCGATGAGCGCTTCACCGCTGTCGAGGTGATGGTGGCGCCCGACGCCGCGACGCTGATCGCGACCCGGCGTTAG
- a CDS encoding 3-isopropylmalate dehydrogenase encodes MRLAVIPGDGIGQEVTAEALKVLDAVTSSALSDVKFAPTRYDLGAERYLATGEVLPESVLAEIKDHDAILLGAVGGKPNDPNLPPGILERGLLLKLRFELDHYVNLRPSKIYPGVTSPLSAQTLGDTEVDFVVVREGTEGPYTGNGGALRVGTPAEVATEVSVNTAYGVERVVRDAYARAQRRPRKHLTLVHKTNVLVHAGSVWWRLFEQVGAEYPDVTTDYMHIDAAMIHMTTNPGRFDVIVTDNLFGDIITDLAAAITGGIGLAASGNVNPDKTFPSMFEPVHGSAPDIAGQQIADPTAAILSTSLLLDHLGFADAATAVEEAVLADLTERAPGSTRRTSEVGDAIASRLA; translated from the coding sequence ATCCGGCTCGCCGTCATCCCTGGCGACGGGATCGGTCAGGAAGTCACCGCCGAAGCACTCAAGGTGCTTGACGCCGTGACCTCCTCCGCCCTCTCGGACGTGAAGTTCGCACCTACTCGTTATGACCTCGGCGCGGAGCGTTACCTCGCCACCGGTGAGGTGCTGCCCGAGTCGGTGCTCGCGGAGATCAAGGACCACGACGCGATCCTGCTCGGCGCAGTGGGCGGCAAGCCCAACGACCCCAATCTGCCTCCGGGGATCCTGGAGCGGGGCCTCTTGCTGAAGCTGCGGTTCGAGCTCGATCACTACGTCAACCTGCGCCCCTCGAAGATCTATCCGGGCGTCACGTCACCCCTGTCCGCACAGACGCTGGGTGACACCGAGGTCGACTTCGTCGTGGTCCGGGAGGGGACCGAAGGGCCTTACACCGGCAACGGTGGCGCGCTTCGGGTCGGCACGCCGGCCGAAGTCGCCACCGAGGTCAGCGTCAACACGGCGTACGGCGTCGAGCGAGTCGTGCGGGATGCGTACGCCCGGGCGCAACGCCGCCCCCGCAAGCACCTCACCCTGGTGCACAAGACCAACGTGCTGGTGCACGCGGGGTCGGTGTGGTGGCGGCTGTTCGAGCAGGTCGGTGCGGAATACCCCGACGTGACGACCGACTACATGCACATCGACGCCGCCATGATCCACATGACGACCAACCCCGGCCGCTTCGACGTGATCGTCACCGACAACCTCTTCGGCGACATCATCACCGACCTTGCCGCCGCGATCACGGGCGGGATCGGACTGGCGGCGTCGGGCAACGTGAACCCCGATAAGACCTTCCCGTCGATGTTCGAGCCGGTTCACGGCTCAGCCCCAGACATCGCCGGTCAGCAGATCGCCGACCCGACCGCCGCGATCCTCTCGACCTCCTTGCTGCTCGACCACCTCGGCTTCGCCGATGCGGCCACCGCCGTCGAGGAGGCCGTCCTTGCCGACCTCACCGAGCGTGCCCCGGGCAGCACCCGGCGTACGTCCGAGGTCGGCGACGCGATCGCGTCCCGCTTGGCCTAG